The genomic segment TATAAAGCATGAATCCTAAACTGTATAGGTCACCATGTTAGCCCAAGAAACGAGAAGCGGAAGCCATTCTGGAAAGAAGGGAAAAAGTCAAGATACAAGAATACCAGAATAACAAGATAAAATGATAAAGATTTATGCTAAAATAAACATCATTTGAATTGAACCATTTAGGCATCTCCGATGAAACGTAAAAAACATTCAACTGCATAAAGATACATCAAGAGGACCGAGATGCGGATATTTTGAGACATTCGCTCTGACACCTTCGGAGGCAAACATCATTCCAATTAGGCACTTGGTGTTGGTTGATGCAGACAGTTCGAGCACAAGCATCGGAGCAAGCATCCAGCTCAGAAACACCACATACCGTGACACAAGTATCGGGGATTGGATCCTTGGAGAATGCTCCAACTTTATTCAGCATTCTCTTTGAAGTGCAAACTCTCTCACACACAAAAATGTCATCCGCGGTCTTCTCCCTGCCTCGAGCACTTTTGATTCTTTGCTCCTCAGCATGTTTTGCCTTCATTCTAAATGCTTGACCTGC from the Primulina eburnea isolate SZY01 chromosome 3, ASM2296580v1, whole genome shotgun sequence genome contains:
- the LOC140827875 gene encoding uncharacterized protein At5g64816 isoform X2 gives rise to the protein MVEVWWSLVGAAVPVLIAGQAFRMKAKHAEEQRIKSARGREKTADDIFVCERVCTSKRMLNKVGAFSKDPIPDTCVTVCGVSELDACSDACARTVCINQHQVPNWNDVCLRRCQSECLKISASRSS
- the LOC140827875 gene encoding uncharacterized protein At5g64816 isoform X1: MLREKTSLGIKEQRKGRQSLAAMVEVWWSLVGAAVPVLIAGQAFRMKAKHAEEQRIKSARGREKTADDIFVCERVCTSKRMLNKVGAFSKDPIPDTCVTVCGVSELDACSDACARTVCINQHQVPNWNDVCLRRCQSECLKISASRSS